One window of Saccharopolyspora phatthalungensis genomic DNA carries:
- a CDS encoding phage tail protein, whose amino-acid sequence MAQTGKRVDPFASFNFTLDIDGLAGSHGFSECSGANTEQDVIEYREGNMDFAVIKLPGLKKFGDITLKRGFTTNRELWEWRRAVLEGTVVRRTGHIVLNDEAGKPALRWKFTNAWPKQYSAPSLSGTATEVAIEELVLVVESFELDAA is encoded by the coding sequence ATGGCACAGACCGGAAAACGAGTCGACCCGTTCGCGTCGTTCAACTTCACCCTCGACATCGACGGACTGGCCGGGTCGCACGGTTTCTCGGAGTGCAGTGGGGCCAACACCGAGCAGGACGTCATCGAGTACCGCGAGGGCAACATGGACTTCGCAGTGATCAAACTGCCTGGATTGAAGAAGTTCGGCGATATCACCCTGAAACGGGGCTTCACCACCAACCGGGAGCTGTGGGAGTGGCGGCGCGCGGTACTGGAAGGCACCGTCGTGCGTCGCACCGGCCACATCGTGCTCAACGACGAGGCAGGCAAGCCCGCACTGCGCTGGAAGTTCACCAACGCCTGGCCGAAGCAGTACTCCGCGCCCTCGCTGAGCGGCACCGCCACCGAGGTGGCGATCGAGGAACTGGTGCTGGTCGTGGAAAGCTTCGAGCTGGACGCGGCGTAA
- a CDS encoding phage tail sheath family protein, translated as MEWLDAAPQGRSVVPTDVAGFVGVAERGPLHSAVRVDGLSQFQGVFGRTLPYAYLAYAVEAFFANGGNRCWVVRVANPDDAVAASAIVPVGDADTALVVTACSPGSWGNAVECHVRPMMHGRFVLELRCGGVREVWRGLASAPDALAGRDPIAVLNDLQTGSRLVTVRWWADGVGNPAGAVGYPSIGSADGVLLTGGADGLTTLRPEHFGAEPTRWGVEALDLVDEVSLVSVPDCFSPPASQRGVPSPRPCAPKSSVELRPPRPVFDLEAVARVQQAAVWHCERRKDRVALLDVPREGADGLPAGTADVIAWRDQFDSSYAALYHPWIVVPDRNVTSRTLVPPSGHVAGLCALGDNTTGVHKAPAGSVLQLAIDTAVDLDAVEHGDLDHAGVNVIRMARGVRVLGNRTLTKRHSWLGRLNVRRLLVALEEQVAVETAWTTFEANGTRLCGELESLVRDVLEDARRRGLLVGATPDEAYSVCCDESVNPPAELAEGRIVCLIGIRPPPPAEFLVVRMVRTPAGVLAEQPGGGDG; from the coding sequence ATGGAATGGCTGGACGCCGCACCGCAGGGCCGCAGTGTCGTGCCGACCGATGTCGCCGGTTTCGTCGGCGTGGCCGAGCGCGGACCGCTGCACAGTGCGGTCCGGGTCGATGGCCTGAGCCAGTTCCAGGGGGTGTTCGGCAGGACGCTTCCGTATGCCTACCTCGCGTACGCGGTGGAGGCGTTCTTCGCCAACGGCGGCAACCGATGCTGGGTCGTCCGGGTCGCCAACCCGGACGACGCCGTGGCCGCCAGCGCGATAGTGCCGGTCGGGGACGCCGATACCGCGTTGGTGGTGACCGCCTGCAGTCCTGGCTCCTGGGGTAATGCGGTTGAGTGCCATGTGCGGCCGATGATGCACGGAAGATTCGTGCTGGAACTGCGCTGTGGTGGGGTTCGCGAGGTCTGGCGTGGGCTGGCGAGCGCCCCGGACGCCTTGGCTGGCCGAGACCCGATCGCCGTCCTCAACGACCTGCAGACCGGTTCCCGGTTGGTGACGGTGCGGTGGTGGGCCGACGGTGTGGGGAATCCGGCGGGCGCCGTGGGGTATCCGTCAATCGGCTCCGCCGACGGCGTGCTGCTCACCGGCGGTGCCGACGGTCTGACCACCCTGCGTCCCGAGCATTTCGGCGCGGAGCCGACCCGATGGGGCGTCGAGGCGCTTGACCTGGTCGACGAGGTCTCCTTGGTGAGCGTGCCGGACTGCTTCTCGCCTCCGGCGTCACAGCGCGGGGTGCCCAGCCCGCGGCCTTGCGCCCCAAAGTCCTCAGTGGAGCTTCGTCCGCCGCGCCCGGTGTTCGACCTCGAGGCGGTCGCCCGGGTGCAGCAGGCCGCGGTCTGGCACTGCGAACGGCGGAAAGACCGGGTCGCTCTCTTGGACGTCCCCCGCGAAGGCGCGGACGGTCTCCCCGCGGGCACGGCCGACGTGATCGCGTGGCGAGACCAGTTCGACTCTTCCTACGCCGCGTTGTACCACCCCTGGATCGTGGTGCCCGACCGAAACGTGACCAGCCGGACCCTTGTCCCGCCCAGTGGCCACGTCGCCGGGCTGTGTGCGTTGGGAGACAACACGACCGGCGTGCACAAGGCCCCGGCGGGCAGCGTGCTCCAACTGGCCATCGACACGGCCGTCGACCTGGACGCGGTGGAGCACGGCGACCTCGACCACGCCGGCGTCAACGTGATCCGGATGGCACGCGGTGTCCGGGTGCTCGGCAACCGGACCCTGACCAAGCGGCACTCGTGGTTGGGGCGGCTGAACGTGCGGCGGCTGCTGGTGGCCTTGGAGGAACAGGTCGCCGTGGAGACCGCGTGGACCACGTTCGAGGCCAACGGGACCAGACTCTGCGGAGAGCTGGAAAGTTTGGTGCGCGATGTCCTCGAAGATGCCAGGCGCAGGGGGCTGCTGGTCGGTGCGACACCGGACGAGGCGTACTCGGTGTGCTGCGACGAGTCCGTCAATCCTCCTGCGGAGCTGGCCGAAGGCAGGATCGTCTGTCTGATCGGGATTCGGCCACCACCGCCGGCCGAGTTCCTGGTGGTCCGAATGGTCCGGACCCCGGCGGGTGTGCTGGCCGAGCAGCCGGGAGGCGGCGATGGCTGA
- a CDS encoding phage tail protein: MAELGTQTYPFVGFRFEVRLDALPVGGFSECGGLRLRTEIQDFIEGGLNTHVHKLPVRVTQSDITLRRGVADRVLWDWYAELTAGTVRRRGGAILVRDASGSNVVAEWRFQRALPVTWIGPELDAAQSRVAVETIELAHEGLERRR, translated from the coding sequence ATGGCTGAGCTGGGCACGCAGACCTACCCGTTCGTTGGCTTCCGGTTCGAGGTGCGACTGGACGCGCTTCCGGTCGGTGGGTTCAGCGAGTGCGGCGGCCTGCGGCTGCGCACCGAGATCCAGGACTTCATTGAGGGCGGGCTGAACACCCACGTGCACAAGCTGCCCGTGCGGGTTACGCAGAGCGACATCACCCTGCGGCGCGGGGTGGCGGACCGGGTGCTGTGGGACTGGTATGCCGAGCTGACGGCAGGAACCGTCCGCCGGCGCGGCGGCGCGATCCTGGTGCGCGACGCGAGCGGTAGCAACGTGGTGGCCGAATGGCGGTTCCAGCGTGCCCTGCCGGTGACCTGGATCGGCCCGGAGCTCGACGCGGCGCAGAGCCGGGTCGCGGTGGAGACGATCGAACTGGCCCACGAGGGTCTTGAGCGGAGGAGATGA
- a CDS encoding CIS tube protein, whose protein sequence is MTLTKIHFEVLDKAAVDRARGLLDQFDAQFNPADYTLAKGAQFAEIGIPGVDSPILQFVRGDTERLTLELLFDTTDSGMGDKAVDVTTLTRHVYQLVKIQPATHAAPRFRVTWGKGLSFTAVAEQVQQRFTLFSPAGIPLRATVTLSMREYKSLETQLAELKLQSPDHTKIRVIARGDTLAGVAAEAYDDPRHWRMIADANPGVDPRRPEPGTLLEIPPLPLGTS, encoded by the coding sequence ATGACCCTGACCAAGATCCACTTCGAGGTCCTGGACAAGGCCGCCGTCGACCGGGCGCGTGGCCTGCTCGACCAGTTCGACGCCCAGTTCAACCCGGCCGACTACACCCTGGCCAAGGGCGCCCAGTTCGCCGAGATCGGCATCCCCGGGGTGGACTCGCCGATTCTCCAGTTCGTCCGGGGCGACACCGAGCGGCTGACCCTGGAGCTGCTGTTTGACACCACCGATTCCGGCATGGGCGACAAGGCGGTCGACGTGACCACGCTGACCAGGCACGTCTACCAGCTCGTCAAGATCCAGCCGGCGACCCATGCCGCCCCCCGGTTCCGGGTCACCTGGGGCAAGGGACTGTCGTTCACCGCCGTGGCCGAGCAGGTGCAGCAGCGCTTCACCCTGTTCAGCCCGGCGGGAATCCCGCTGCGGGCGACGGTGACCCTGTCCATGCGGGAGTACAAGTCGCTGGAGACCCAGCTCGCCGAGCTGAAGCTCCAGTCCCCGGATCACACCAAGATCCGGGTCATCGCCCGGGGGGACACGCTGGCCGGCGTCGCGGCCGAGGCATACGACGATCCCCGGCACTGGCGAATGATCGCCGACGCCAACCCCGGCGTCGATCCGAGGCGACCAGAGCCGGGCACCCTGCTGGAGATTCCTCCGCTCCCGTTGGGGACCTCATGA
- a CDS encoding phage late control D family protein gives MSTSQAIYQDQDFYVPAFEVNPPGKRMPRDVLHDVLDVTYRDGIDEVDSFSITVNNWDSAKRTFKYSDSATFLPGKKLELWVGYRGKGALSRLMTGEITAMRPSFPASGRPTLVVTVLNLLHRLRDKQNTFVYENKTDSQIAKQVADRLGVPIRTAPAAEQPYPYLLQDNEYDVLFLMRLAARAGYDLWVDEERGGGKAMLHFEPSAAAGRVDYRLTWGKSLIEFEPTLNTARQVNEVVVRAWDRRRKKQITATAKRGASGDPAVRAAFAGRGEVISAVVASEQEAHRIAKDRLAEIGQSMVQATGSTVGLPELRAGRKVRIDGLGRRFDGTYFVTGTRHSLGDSGYRTSFDCRRED, from the coding sequence ATGAGCACCAGCCAGGCGATCTATCAAGACCAGGACTTCTACGTTCCGGCGTTCGAGGTGAACCCGCCGGGTAAACGGATGCCGCGCGACGTGCTGCACGACGTGCTGGACGTGACCTACCGCGACGGTATCGACGAAGTCGACAGCTTCTCGATCACGGTGAACAACTGGGACAGTGCAAAAAGGACATTCAAATATAGCGACAGCGCCACGTTCCTGCCCGGCAAGAAACTGGAACTGTGGGTCGGCTACCGGGGCAAGGGCGCACTGAGCCGGCTGATGACCGGCGAGATCACCGCGATGCGACCGAGTTTCCCGGCCTCCGGCCGGCCGACGTTGGTGGTGACCGTGCTCAACCTGCTGCATCGGTTGCGCGACAAGCAGAACACCTTCGTTTACGAGAACAAAACCGACAGCCAGATCGCCAAGCAGGTCGCCGACCGGCTCGGTGTGCCGATCCGCACCGCGCCCGCGGCCGAACAACCGTATCCCTACCTGTTGCAGGACAACGAGTACGACGTGCTGTTCCTGATGAGACTGGCCGCGCGGGCCGGCTACGACCTGTGGGTGGACGAGGAGCGCGGCGGTGGCAAGGCCATGCTGCACTTCGAACCATCGGCCGCGGCCGGTCGGGTCGACTACCGGTTGACCTGGGGCAAGTCGTTGATCGAGTTCGAGCCGACGCTGAACACCGCGCGGCAGGTCAACGAGGTGGTGGTGCGGGCGTGGGATCGCAGGCGCAAGAAGCAGATCACCGCGACCGCGAAACGGGGGGCCTCCGGCGACCCGGCCGTGCGGGCCGCGTTCGCCGGCCGGGGCGAGGTCATATCCGCCGTGGTCGCCAGTGAGCAGGAGGCACACCGGATCGCCAAGGACCGGCTCGCGGAGATCGGGCAGAGCATGGTTCAGGCCACCGGGTCCACGGTCGGCCTGCCGGAGCTGAGGGCCGGCCGCAAGGTACGCATCGACGGGCTCGGCCGTCGGTTCGACGGCACCTACTTCGTCACGGGAACCCGGCATTCGCTGGGTGATTCGGGCTACCGCACCTCCTTCGACTGCCGCCGAGAGGACTGA
- a CDS encoding phage baseplate assembly protein V translates to MPHFAGQGLLVGLVIDLNDPEHLGRVKVSYPELGDARSDWARLVTPMAGKRRGMVFRPETGDEVLVGFLQGDSRAPYVLGSVWNAADPPPADDGKATENNWRFITSRCGHVIRFDDTPGKEKVEVIDKDKRCSVTIDSTRKQITIKAGSGGITLSAPEGTITLSGKTIELDATTTLKAKAGQSLGLTAGTSLEAEANTTLSATAVREVTIRGRTVDIN, encoded by the coding sequence ATGCCACATTTCGCCGGACAGGGCCTGCTGGTCGGTCTCGTGATCGACCTGAACGATCCGGAACACCTCGGCCGGGTGAAGGTCAGCTACCCGGAACTGGGCGACGCGCGCAGCGACTGGGCCAGGCTGGTCACCCCCATGGCGGGCAAACGCCGGGGAATGGTGTTCCGCCCGGAAACCGGCGACGAGGTGCTGGTCGGCTTCCTCCAGGGCGACAGCCGTGCGCCCTACGTCCTCGGCTCCGTGTGGAACGCCGCCGACCCGCCCCCGGCCGACGACGGCAAGGCAACCGAGAACAACTGGCGGTTCATCACCTCCCGATGCGGCCACGTGATCCGGTTCGACGACACGCCGGGCAAGGAGAAGGTCGAGGTGATCGACAAGGACAAACGGTGCTCGGTGACCATCGACAGCACCAGGAAGCAGATCACGATCAAGGCGGGCTCCGGCGGCATCACACTGTCCGCACCGGAAGGAACCATCACGCTGTCGGGCAAGACCATCGAGCTCGACGCGACCACCACCCTCAAGGCGAAGGCCGGTCAGAGCCTCGGATTGACCGCGGGCACGTCACTGGAAGCCGAAGCCAACACCACATTGTCCGCCACCGCCGTGCGGGAGGTCACCATCCGCGGCCGGACCGTGGACATCAATTAG
- a CDS encoding PAAR domain-containing protein — translation MGKPAAKLGDRVTGTDTHLVQPPGPVQPSPVPLPFNGTLLGQLSRTVRIESRPAATVGSTATNLPPHIPPVGTFVKPPTNEGRVMLGSLTVRINGKPAARAGDPVLTCNDPVDLPVGRVQAEGTVRIGG, via the coding sequence ATGGGCAAGCCGGCGGCGAAGCTCGGGGACCGGGTCACCGGGACGGACACCCACCTGGTGCAACCACCCGGCCCGGTGCAACCGAGCCCGGTGCCGTTGCCTTTCAACGGCACGCTGCTCGGGCAGCTGTCCCGGACCGTCCGGATCGAGAGCCGGCCCGCGGCCACCGTCGGCAGTACCGCGACGAACCTGCCCCCGCACATCCCGCCGGTTGGGACATTCGTCAAACCGCCGACCAACGAGGGCCGGGTGATGCTCGGCAGCCTTACCGTCCGGATCAACGGCAAGCCCGCGGCGCGTGCCGGAGACCCCGTGCTGACGTGCAACGACCCGGTCGACCTTCCCGTCGGCAGGGTGCAGGCCGAAGGCACCGTACGGATCGGGGGCTGA
- a CDS encoding GPW/gp25 family protein codes for MDIDMLGKGMAFPIRWDVAGRPRLAAGSEKIQQGILMIMATALGERVMRPDFGCGIHDLVFQPNTATLHGVVIEQVREALIRWEPRIDLLDVRAEVPPDTPHCLLIRVDYRIRANNATQNVVYPFVLGEGDAAVPGGGR; via the coding sequence ATGGACATCGACATGCTCGGCAAGGGGATGGCGTTTCCGATCCGGTGGGATGTGGCCGGCCGGCCGCGGCTGGCCGCAGGATCGGAGAAGATTCAGCAGGGAATCTTGATGATCATGGCGACCGCGCTCGGGGAACGCGTCATGCGCCCCGACTTCGGTTGCGGCATCCACGATCTGGTGTTCCAGCCCAACACCGCGACCCTGCATGGCGTGGTCATCGAGCAGGTCCGGGAGGCGCTCATCCGGTGGGAGCCCCGGATCGACCTGCTGGACGTGAGAGCCGAGGTACCGCCGGATACCCCGCACTGCCTGCTGATCCGGGTCGACTACCGGATCCGCGCGAACAACGCGACCCAGAACGTCGTCTATCCGTTCGTTCTTGGCGAGGGCGACGCCGCCGTGCCCGGAGGCGGGCGATGA
- a CDS encoding putative baseplate assembly protein, producing MTLDFPNLDTRTYDDLVAEARRRIVRFVPEWTDFNASDPGTALVELFCWLTETLLYETNRMPDLAYVKFLELVGFSQHPAVPAAVDLTFVPMAQVPDARVPSGTQASAIGADGSPVVFETDEDLALVSYPLTHIGVAHQGQYSPVLQPLMDPPPTYRPFGCRPKRGDALYLGFAPLGPAADDTPAPPARFPELLRLRVTVPPEAGLLQSLSAAEADELPDPPVQLAWEYQTHRGSDTSLEWRPVSVLSDTTGRLTHDGYLVIAGPQDVPLTSVREVDGERYWLRCRLAKGAYAEELEPLVEAVSLNTVSARNLDTEHEELLGHSEGHPSETYQLRQTPVDPTSVVLETRADAGPTRRWNAKADLLSSGPADPDFTLEPTTGVVTFGDGRRGLIPPANAEIVAASYRHGGGVAGNVPAGAVMTLLAELPGVDHVTNHRPATAGADRQSLAELKTYAKAMLRSQRRAVTAEDYASFARQVPGVADAIARPLVHPDHPGEQVPGVVTVVIAARREAYGPRVDPVLLAKVCRSLERVRVLATELHVSQPELVEFTITITLRRLPPDRTEDQVRQDVIKAVKRFMDPFAPGPGAMFRTELRFADLWRELLSVTGFQEVTDIEIDVQPAPTETPNQQTYTVRLKPGQLAVLKPDGVTVTFTKGEDR from the coding sequence ATGACACTCGACTTCCCCAACCTGGACACCCGGACCTACGACGACCTGGTGGCCGAGGCGCGGCGGCGGATCGTCCGGTTCGTGCCGGAGTGGACCGACTTCAACGCCAGCGATCCGGGCACCGCGCTGGTCGAGTTGTTCTGCTGGCTGACCGAAACCCTGCTCTACGAGACCAACCGGATGCCGGACCTGGCCTACGTGAAGTTCCTCGAACTGGTCGGGTTCTCGCAGCATCCCGCGGTGCCGGCCGCCGTCGATCTCACGTTCGTGCCGATGGCCCAGGTGCCCGACGCGCGGGTGCCCAGCGGCACCCAAGCATCGGCCATCGGCGCCGACGGCTCACCGGTCGTGTTCGAGACCGACGAGGACCTGGCGCTGGTGTCCTATCCCCTGACGCACATCGGGGTCGCGCACCAGGGCCAGTACTCACCCGTGCTTCAGCCGTTGATGGACCCGCCGCCCACGTACCGGCCGTTCGGCTGCCGCCCCAAGCGCGGCGACGCGCTGTATCTGGGGTTCGCCCCGCTGGGTCCGGCCGCCGACGACACACCCGCGCCACCGGCCCGTTTCCCCGAACTGCTGCGGTTGCGGGTGACAGTGCCGCCGGAGGCGGGCCTGCTCCAGTCGCTCAGCGCGGCGGAGGCGGACGAGCTACCGGACCCGCCGGTGCAGTTGGCTTGGGAGTACCAGACGCATCGCGGTTCCGACACCTCCCTGGAGTGGCGGCCGGTGTCCGTGCTGAGCGATACGACCGGCCGGCTGACCCACGACGGCTACCTGGTGATTGCGGGCCCCCAGGACGTGCCCCTGACGTCGGTGCGCGAGGTCGATGGCGAGCGCTACTGGCTGCGGTGCCGACTGGCCAAGGGCGCCTACGCGGAGGAACTGGAACCGCTGGTCGAAGCGGTGTCGCTGAACACTGTCAGCGCCCGCAACCTGGACACCGAGCACGAGGAGCTGCTGGGACATTCCGAAGGGCACCCGAGCGAGACCTACCAGCTCCGGCAGACCCCGGTCGATCCGACCAGCGTCGTCCTGGAGACGCGTGCGGACGCCGGCCCCACCAGACGCTGGAACGCCAAGGCCGATCTGCTCTCATCCGGACCGGCCGATCCGGACTTCACGCTGGAACCCACCACCGGGGTGGTCACCTTCGGCGACGGCCGACGTGGCCTGATTCCCCCGGCCAACGCGGAAATCGTGGCCGCGAGCTACCGCCACGGCGGTGGCGTCGCGGGCAATGTTCCCGCCGGGGCGGTGATGACCCTGCTGGCCGAACTCCCCGGGGTCGACCATGTCACCAACCACCGACCCGCCACCGCTGGCGCCGACCGGCAGTCACTTGCGGAGCTCAAGACCTACGCGAAGGCGATGCTGCGCAGCCAACGCCGGGCGGTCACCGCCGAGGACTATGCCAGCTTCGCCCGGCAGGTTCCCGGGGTCGCCGACGCGATCGCCCGGCCGCTGGTCCACCCGGATCATCCGGGCGAGCAGGTTCCCGGTGTGGTCACGGTCGTCATCGCCGCCCGCCGCGAGGCGTACGGGCCGCGCGTGGATCCGGTGCTACTCGCCAAGGTCTGCCGGTCGCTGGAGCGGGTCCGGGTGCTCGCCACCGAACTGCACGTCAGTCAGCCGGAGCTGGTTGAGTTCACGATCACGATCACGCTGCGGCGGCTTCCCCCGGACCGGACCGAGGATCAGGTCAGACAGGACGTGATCAAGGCGGTCAAGCGGTTCATGGACCCCTTCGCCCCCGGCCCGGGCGCGATGTTCCGCACCGAGCTGCGGTTCGCTGACCTGTGGCGCGAACTGCTTTCGGTGACCGGGTTCCAGGAAGTGACCGACATCGAGATCGACGTGCAGCCCGCGCCTACGGAGACGCCGAACCAGCAGACGTACACGGTGCGGCTCAAACCGGGCCAGCTCGCCGTGCTCAAACCCGACGGCGTCACGGTCACGTTCACGAAGGGCGAGGACAGATGA
- a CDS encoding ATP-binding protein has protein sequence MTEDGYPDSLTHLRQELARIQLLLRACAEDESGAESDYRREARNMAILIGKRVAASTVELRLPALVDAFGLDTHQRDALLLCLLSEVDADSRRLVGDLSDGPVTVGLALRTVAADLAGMAETWLVFAAEGPLLAHGLVVVEPTGELRLADRIMRHLLGSDLVDSRLTGIVRQAAPARCPAAALMPDHDRAAALCSLAVEREPAMLLLHGRPGAGRRTLAAATCVEAGATLLFVDARAALTGQWPDTVRLCYREARLRDAIVCWTGVEQVTSREHDHWAVLAHAAAAYPRLTLLIGDTEWDPLEHPCRFLRIELGIPGFPDRRRWWRAMLPPPSAFAAPAPDPDDLAATLAATFRFTPGQISASIETATGLARLRSPGPARLHTTDLREGCRRQFGRGLVAFARRMPSSAGMTLDDLVLPVRSRRQLTDLATRIAARGRVVDELGFGVRLGLGTGVLAMFTGVPGTGKTTAARLLAEGLGVDLYRVDLAAIVSKYVGETEKNLEQVFEDAERTNAMLFFDEADALFAKRGEVRESRDRWANMEMAFLLQRVEEFSGAVILATNLRQNVEPALLRRLHAVVDFPLPDAESRHRIWSGMFPASVTPPDPAELAELAKRFPISGGDIRNVVLDAAFRVLGADRDATAIGLRELVVSVGREYRKLGLAITPADFGEKFYDWVTQDLLAVAGKETETTAQD, from the coding sequence ATGACCGAGGACGGATACCCCGACAGCCTGACGCATCTGCGGCAGGAACTGGCCCGGATACAGCTGTTACTGCGGGCATGCGCCGAGGACGAGTCCGGCGCGGAATCGGACTACCGCCGCGAGGCGCGGAACATGGCGATCCTGATCGGCAAGCGGGTGGCGGCATCAACCGTCGAACTGCGGTTACCCGCCCTGGTGGACGCCTTCGGGCTGGACACCCACCAACGGGACGCCCTGCTGCTGTGCCTGTTGTCCGAAGTGGACGCCGACAGCAGGCGACTGGTCGGTGACCTGAGCGACGGTCCGGTCACTGTCGGCCTCGCGCTGCGGACCGTGGCGGCTGACCTGGCCGGGATGGCCGAGACGTGGTTGGTGTTTGCCGCGGAGGGCCCCCTCCTCGCCCACGGCCTCGTCGTCGTGGAGCCCACGGGTGAACTACGGCTCGCCGATCGGATCATGCGTCACCTGCTGGGCTCGGACCTGGTGGACAGCCGGCTCACCGGGATCGTCAGGCAAGCGGCCCCAGCGCGCTGCCCCGCCGCGGCCCTGATGCCCGATCACGACCGCGCCGCGGCACTGTGCTCCCTCGCGGTGGAACGCGAACCGGCGATGCTGCTGCTGCATGGGCGACCCGGCGCCGGCCGCCGGACACTGGCGGCGGCAACCTGCGTGGAAGCCGGCGCGACCCTGCTGTTCGTCGACGCGCGGGCTGCGCTCACCGGGCAGTGGCCGGACACGGTGCGGCTGTGTTACCGGGAAGCGCGGTTGCGTGACGCGATCGTCTGCTGGACCGGCGTTGAACAAGTGACCAGCCGGGAGCATGACCACTGGGCCGTGCTCGCCCACGCCGCGGCGGCCTACCCGCGGCTGACCCTGCTGATCGGCGACACGGAGTGGGACCCGCTTGAGCACCCCTGCCGGTTTCTGCGCATCGAGCTGGGCATCCCAGGGTTTCCGGACCGCCGACGGTGGTGGCGGGCGATGCTGCCACCACCGTCGGCCTTCGCCGCACCGGCCCCGGACCCCGACGATCTCGCCGCGACGCTGGCCGCGACATTCCGGTTCACCCCCGGCCAGATCAGCGCCTCGATCGAGACCGCGACCGGACTGGCCCGGCTGCGATCACCCGGTCCGGCCCGATTGCACACGACGGACCTCCGGGAGGGCTGCCGCCGCCAGTTCGGGCGTGGCCTGGTCGCCTTCGCCCGCCGGATGCCGTCGAGCGCGGGGATGACCCTGGACGACCTGGTGCTACCCGTCCGCAGCCGCCGCCAGCTCACCGACCTCGCCACCAGGATCGCCGCGCGCGGGCGGGTAGTCGACGAACTTGGTTTCGGTGTCCGGCTCGGTCTGGGCACCGGCGTTCTCGCCATGTTCACCGGTGTCCCGGGGACGGGGAAGACCACGGCCGCCCGGTTACTCGCCGAAGGTCTGGGGGTGGATCTGTACCGCGTCGACCTGGCCGCGATCGTCAGCAAGTACGTCGGCGAGACCGAGAAGAACCTGGAGCAGGTCTTCGAGGATGCCGAACGCACCAACGCCATGTTGTTCTTCGACGAGGCCGATGCCCTGTTCGCCAAGCGTGGGGAGGTCCGCGAGTCGCGGGACCGCTGGGCGAACATGGAGATGGCGTTCCTCTTGCAACGCGTCGAGGAGTTCAGCGGGGCGGTCATCCTCGCGACCAACCTGCGGCAGAACGTCGAACCGGCACTGCTTCGCCGGCTGCACGCCGTGGTGGACTTCCCGCTGCCCGACGCCGAGTCGCGACACCGGATCTGGTCGGGCATGTTCCCGGCATCGGTCACCCCGCCGGACCCCGCCGAGCTGGCCGAACTGGCCAAGCGGTTCCCGATCTCTGGTGGTGACATCAGGAACGTCGTGCTGGACGCGGCGTTCCGGGTGCTGGGCGCCGACCGGGACGCCACCGCGATCGGGCTGCGTGAACTGGTTGTGTCGGTGGGCCGGGAGTACCGGAAGCTCGGTCTCGCGATCACGCCGGCGGATTTCGGCGAGAAGTTCTACGACTGGGTGACGCAGGATCTGCTCGCCGTAGCCGGAAAAGAAACGGAAACGACAGCCCAGGACTGA
- a CDS encoding DUF4429 domain-containing protein → MLDALDAALRGDYGWCGGFVIGAAGPEDAAVGRSAICGPVRAKAASGHSNVSDVVGIEIHPARLGFNGYVTVVTNGTVRQHTALGRQSADQSKDPMSVQIRRHHNEAALALRAGFEATR, encoded by the coding sequence GTGCTTGACGCTCTGGACGCTGCGTTGCGCGGTGACTATGGCTGGTGCGGCGGATTCGTGATCGGTGCGGCTGGGCCAGAGGACGCCGCAGTCGGGCGATCCGCCATCTGCGGGCCGGTGAGGGCGAAAGCGGCGTCGGGGCACAGCAACGTCAGCGACGTTGTCGGAATCGAGATTCACCCGGCCCGCCTCGGGTTCAACGGCTACGTCACGGTCGTAACCAATGGCACGGTCCGACAACACACCGCTCTCGGCCGGCAGTCCGCGGACCAGTCCAAGGACCCGATGTCGGTCCAGATCAGACGACATCACAACGAGGCGGCACTAGCACTCCGCGCAGGCTTCGAGGCCACCCGCTGA